A DNA window from Methanobacterium sp. contains the following coding sequences:
- a CDS encoding antibiotic biosynthesis monooxygenase gives MVYVLGKLKIENYSKWKPVFDERAVIRQEYGGYEAHLFRNFDDPNEVVILFKWDNFENAHKYFESEALQEALKNAGAKEIRVTYLDEIAKTI, from the coding sequence ATGGTCTATGTGCTTGGAAAATTAAAAATCGAGAATTATAGTAAGTGGAAGCCTGTTTTTGATGAAAGAGCAGTTATAAGACAAGAATATGGTGGTTATGAAGCTCATCTCTTCCGTAATTTCGATGATCCAAATGAGGTAGTAATTTTATTTAAATGGGACAATTTCGAAAATGCACATAAGTACTTTGAATCAGAAGCTCTACAAGAAGCTCTAAAAAATGCAGGTGCAAAAGAGATAAGAGTTACTTATCTTGATGAAATAGCAAAAACAATTTAG
- the minD gene encoding cell division ATPase MinD has translation MTRVIVVASGKGGVGKTTLAANLGIALSLHGEDVVTLDLDLSMANLELVLGLEGKPVTLQDVLAGNDIITNAIYEGPGGVKIVPAGLSIHGLKDMRLERLEEVLETLVEDIDILLIDAPGGLERDALAALNVAEELILVTTPEVTSLSDALKTKIVADKIGIDILGVVVNKGQTHNAFLTPEEIEAILNVPILSIIPEDLELNKASASGNSILVKNPDSNTSRIIMNLAAVIIGKYDYDNDLTSEGIITKFFHTVFGKYLHVYRS, from the coding sequence ATGACAAGAGTTATAGTTGTGGCTTCAGGTAAAGGTGGAGTTGGAAAGACAACGTTGGCTGCTAATCTGGGTATTGCATTATCATTACATGGAGAGGATGTAGTAACACTTGATTTAGACCTTTCAATGGCAAATTTAGAACTAGTACTGGGTTTAGAAGGAAAACCGGTTACTTTACAGGATGTTCTTGCAGGTAACGATATAATTACTAATGCCATATATGAGGGTCCTGGCGGGGTTAAAATTGTTCCAGCAGGATTATCAATTCATGGTTTAAAAGATATGAGATTGGAAAGGCTTGAAGAAGTCCTTGAAACTCTTGTTGAAGATATTGATATCCTATTAATTGATGCTCCTGGTGGTTTGGAAAGAGATGCTCTTGCTGCCCTTAATGTTGCTGAAGAATTAATTTTAGTTACTACTCCAGAAGTTACATCCCTTAGCGATGCTCTAAAAACTAAGATAGTTGCAGATAAAATTGGAATAGACATTTTGGGCGTAGTGGTCAATAAAGGACAGACCCATAATGCATTTTTAACACCTGAGGAAATAGAAGCTATCCTGAATGTGCCTATACTTTCTATTATTCCTGAAGATTTAGAACTTAATAAAGCATCGGCATCTGGAAATTCTATTTTAGTAAAGAATCCCGATTCTAATACTTCTAGAATTATTATGAATCTTGCCGCAGTAATTATTGGCAAATATGACTATGACAATGATTTAACCAGCGAAGGTATTATTACCAAGTTCTTCCATACTGTTTTCGGTAAATATCTACATGTTTACAGATCTTAA
- a CDS encoding nucleoside deaminase, producing the protein MIEKHYKFMKEAIKEAKKGFSEGGIPIGAVLVHKDVIIGRGHNRLLQSGSSILHGEMDCIENAGRLRGKDYKKCTLYTTLSPCEMCSGVILLYKIPKVVIGENNTLKGPEDYLKEKGVELINLNMDECIELMKKYIEINPDIWNMELERVGF; encoded by the coding sequence ATGATTGAAAAACATTATAAGTTCATGAAAGAAGCAATAAAAGAAGCAAAAAAAGGATTTAGTGAAGGTGGGATTCCAATAGGTGCAGTTCTTGTTCATAAAGATGTAATCATTGGTAGAGGACATAACAGACTTTTGCAGAGTGGTTCATCTATTTTACACGGAGAAATGGACTGTATAGAAAATGCAGGGAGATTAAGAGGAAAAGATTACAAAAAATGCACTCTTTATACTACATTATCTCCATGTGAAATGTGTTCTGGAGTTATATTATTATACAAAATTCCTAAAGTGGTTATTGGTGAAAATAATACTCTTAAAGGCCCTGAAGATTATTTAAAGGAAAAAGGAGTTGAATTGATTAATCTTAATATGGATGAATGCATAGAATTAATGAAAAAATACATTGAAATTAACCCTGATATCTGGAACATGGAACTTGAAAGGGTTGGATTTTAG